CGGAAGTTGGCGCTAGAGTGTTATGCACACAAGAGTTGATTTGTAAAGTGCGTAAGTCCTATGATCAATAAGAGTTTAGCTATAAATAAATCTAAAGAAGAAAGCTTTGTCCAAAGTCCAATTGCCAATTATCACCTAGCCAAGCAGTAATGTTAGTGATATGTGGCTGAAGTTTTGCGATCATAGAAGCAAACCCTTCGGCTTTCTTTGCATAGTCAAAAGCTCGATCTAATGCCTTACCCACCTCGTTTTTATCTGGTTGTGGCTTATTTAGCTCGTCCTGGGCATCTTCAAAGGCATTGTCAATTTTACGACGGTCTGAGGTTTCTAACTTCGCTAGGATCTCACATAAGGCGTTGAGTTCTGCTTGTATATTGACGCTTGCAGGAATGCCTACACCGTCGCACAGATGCTTATCGCTTTCATTATCAGGGGGATTGGTTTTAAAGTACTCGCGCATAAAATTGCGCCCTTCCTTGAGTAAATACTCAAAATCCCATCTCCATAGTTTCACTGTGTTGTCAGCACTTGCAGAAGCCAGCATTTTACCATCGGGGCTGAAGCTGACCCCCAAAACCCCTTCTATATGCCCAGTTAGGGTTTTAATTTCTTTGCCAGTGGAGGTATCCCACAGTTTCACCGTGTTGTCAGCACTTGCAGAAGCCAGCATTTTGCCATCAGGGCTGAAGCTGATCCTATTAACCTCCTTTGTATGCTCAGCAAGGGTTTTAATTTCTTTGTCGGTGGAGGTATCCCACAGTTTTACCGTGTCGTCAGCACTTGCAGAAGCCAGCATTTTACCATCGGGGCTGAAGCTGACCCCCCGAACCGCATCTCTATGCCCAGTAAGGGTTTTAATTTCTGTGCCGGTGGAGGTATCCCATAGTTTTACCGTATTGTCAGCACTTGCAGAAGCCAGCATTTTGCAATCGGGGCTGAAGCTGACCCCCCAAACCGCATCTCTATGCCCAGTCAGGGTTTGAATTTCTTTGCCGGTAGAGGTATTCCACAGTTTCACCGTCTTGTCATCACTCGCAGAAGCCAGCATTTTACCATTGGGGTTGAAGCTAACCCACTTAACCCTTTCTGTATGCCCAGTAAGGGTTTTAATTTCTGTGCCGGTGGAGGTATTCCACAGTTTCACCGTGTGGTCATCGCTCGCAGAAGCCAGCATTTTACCATCGGGGCTGAAGCTGACCCCCCAAACCCAGTTTGTATGTCCAGTTAGGGTTTGAATTTCTTTGCCGGTGGAAGTATCCCACAGTTTTACTGTGTTGTCAGCACTTGCAGAAGCCAGCATTTTACTATCGGGGCTGAAGCTGACCCACCCAACCCCTTGTGTATGCCCAGTTAGGGTTTTAATTTCTGTGCCGGTGGAGGTATCCCATAGTTTTACCGTATTGTCAGCACTTGCAGAAGCCAGCATTTTACTATCGGGGCTGAAGTGGACTTCCCAAACCTGGCTTGTATGCCCAGTAAGGGTTTTAATTTCTTTGCTGGTGGAGGTATCCCACAGTTTCACCGTCTTGTCATGACTCGCAGAAGCCAGCATTTTACCATCGGGGCTGAAGCTGACCCCCCAAACCTCGCTTGTATGCCCAGTAAGGGTTTTAATTTCTGTGCCGGTGCAAGTTTCCCACAGTTTCACTGTGTAGTCAGCACTTGCAGACGCCAGCATTTTGCCATTGGGGCTGAAGCTGATCCTATGAACCTCCTTTGTATGCCCACTCAGGGTTTTAATTTCTGTGTCGGTGGAGGTATCCCACAGTTTCACCGTCTTGTCTTTACTGGCAGAAGCCAGCATTTTCCCATCGGGGCTGAAACTGACCCCCCAAATCCAGTTTGTATGCCCAGTAAGGGTTTTTATTTCTTGTCCGGTGGAGGTATCCCACAGTTTCACCGTGTGGTCATCGCTTGCAGAAGCCAGCATTTTACCATCGGGGCTGAAGCTGACCCCATTAACCGAGTTTGCGTGTCCTCCCAAAGTGTTGGGTGCGGCAACATTGTGAATTGTATTTAATAACGCCAGTTCTACCTGAGTGCGGGTATTTGCATCTACATTTGCACCTACCGAGAGTAAAGCAAGCATTTTTTCAGCAGCCATTACACTTGATTTGACAGCTTTCCGGCGATCTAAGTACAAAAATCCATCCGAAACTTGAGCTAGGGTATTAATTTGATTAATTTCCTCACTCCACCTTATGCGTTCTTGCTCCTTTTGTTCGCGATCGCGCAGTGCTACACTAGCTTGGATAAATTCTTGCTCCTCTTCGCACAGATCCTCTCGGCGTTGTTTCAGCTTTTCTTCCGCATCCGCCAACGCTACACCCCGCAACAATGCCCCTTCATCTCGCTGCGTCTGTTTCCATAGATCGATTCCTCCCCGCAACCGATCTTGCCAAGCACGAAAACTACGGTCTGTGTCCATCCATTGTCGTAATTCACTCCAATTGCGAATCAGTGCTTCATGGACAACCTCCACTGTTTCTTGATCCTCAGCATTACAACTAGTAACTACTAATCGCGCATCCGCCAATTGTTTCACCAATCTCCAGCTTGCTTCACCCAATTCGGCTTTCGTCGCCAATCGCCGCGTATCTTCCGTTCCTTCCCCTGGATGCACCAATTGGATGAAAATTCGCCGTACTTTTTCCTTCTCGTCATCTGTTAAGTTGCCATATTTTTCATCAGCATGGCGAGCTAGGGCACCTTTTACTTCACCAATATCCTCATAACCTGCATGAGTTAACTCTTTTCCCTTTCGCCGTTTCCACAATTCCGTTAATGCAAACTCCAACAGAGGTAAATTACCGGGTTCTGAATCTACATCATCCAAAATGCGTTTTACCAGTCCCTCTTGAAAAGTTACCCCCAACTTCTCAGCAGGCTTAACAATTACCTGCTCAAGTTCTTCACAATTCATCGACCTGATAAGCTTGATATCAGTTTTCAATAGATCCCCAAAAGGGGGATATAACAGAGCATTTCCCAAGAAATCTGCCCGCATTGTTGCAACTAGTACACGCTTGTGTTGTGATTGAGAAGGGCAAGATGGAAAGCTAGCTAATAAATTATCCAGGAAACTAAGGCGAATTTTCTGATCCGTGCATAGAGTGTAAATTTCTTCAAATTGATCGGCAATTAGCAACACCCGATCTGTTGGATGATTTTGGTGAATCTGGGCAAATACATCAGCTAGAGGAATTTGACCCTCGCCAAGAGCTTTTGACAATTTACGAGCTTGGATTATCTTATCAGTATGATCCAGATGGGGGGTATAAAGGGGAACTAGCGCCAACGCTAGAGCATGGAAAGGATCTGAATCGGGACGGAAGTGAGTAAATAGCCAGTGACCTTCATTTTGAAGTTTGGGCACTAATCCCGCCAGAACTATCGAAGATTTACCACTTCCAGAAGCACCCAAAACGGGTATAAAATTACAGGTTTGAGTCGCTGCGAAAAGTTCTCCTGTACATACCTCACGTCCAAAGAAAAACTCTGCATCATTGGGACTAAAGTGAAACAAACCGCGATAAGGACAAGGAAGATTGTCATCAGCAACTTCAGTAGATTCAACAGGTACTACCTGAGTATCTTCACGGTAATAGTAGTTGTATATTATTGATATACTACCTTCGACTGTACCAAATGCAGTACCGCCGTTCATCTTTCCAATAGATTGGTTTTTATTACCTCCTAAAACCTGTTGAATTTCACTTGAAGGCTGTTTCGGTTGAGTTTTTGGCTCAGTTGACATAAGTCCTAGCTACCTTCATTACATATTTACGTTGCCGTGTACTTTACCAATTGCCTTGGCATTACCCTCCATTTTTCCGATCGCTTGGTTGCCAGTTCCACTGACATATTGCTGAGTATTATCACCACCAGCCTCTGTAGTGGATTTTTCTGATAGAATTTGAGCAATTTCTGCTGCCAGTGTGGGTTCCCTTTCTAAAATTTTCTTCAGTTGTACCCGCAATGCAGTTTGTAAATCTTCATCTTCTGGGTCATTTGCTACATCCTTAGCTGCTTCCAAAGTCGCTGCTTTACCTTCTACCTTTGGTTGCAATTTACCCCAAATAACTGTCCCCTTTCGCCAAACATCCTCACCAAGCTTCTGGGATGCACCTTCCACCGCCTTATTGCCCACATTCAGTAGAAATGGCAGACAGGGCGTTAAAAATTTCACTAGTAACGAAATATCCATTGGTTTATGTGGTTTATCTATATTTATTCTTGTTTTAATAACTGGAATCTCGGCTTGGGAAAGGTTTTCTAGTTTAATCGCCACTAAACCTTCCTGAAAGGCTCTTTGAAATACATCTTGAATTTTCAAAGTTGCGTAACCCAATCCATCATAAAAACCTTGAGCGAACTGGATTGCCGATTGATCCTGAATCTGCTGGTTCATGCCAATGGCATAATTAACATATTTACTAATTGCCTCAGCAGATTTGACTGAGTGACAAGCATTTAATAGAATACAGTTTACATAATCCGCGTGTAACTCAAACAGCGATGCCAGCCCTTCTGGTGGCACAGCTTTGTTTTGTCCCTCATCATCTTCTAACAGCAAACTTCCATCTTCTAAACCGTGTCCGCAGAAATGGACAATTTGGGGTTTTTCTTCTGCGATCGCCCTGCGAATATCCTGGGGTCTAACAGCAGTCCTAATATCAACATCAAACATATCCCGCCTTACGGCACGTCGGATACATTCTTCAACTTCCCTAATTTCTTTATCCAAGCGCAAACCGTGGGGAATTGCTGCCAGAATCAAGATTTTTTGTGGCTGAGTAGTTTGTCCCTTAACCATCTCGCACCCTTGAAGAATATATTAAACCCTACCAAATTGGTAAGGGATAAATGCTACTTCAAAGCCAAATTTAATAATTCCGGAAAGCTGTTCTTTTTGCCATAATGCTTCTTTTACGTTATTTAATCGTTCTTGCTGTGGTGGCGAATTTAAAACGTCGGCTTAAGGTCTTTCCAGTTTCGCATTTATCGATTGGATGTCTCACACTAATTGCATTGATGAATCCAAGGCGAGACGCTGTTCCAGACACCTTATATTCTGAGTATTTCTTATTTTCCTCTGCTTAGAGTGATGAAAGAGCGTTAGTGTGCCGATATTGGTAATAGTTGCCACAGCTTATTCTCCCAACTGTTTCACACTAAATATTATTGTATGAGGTTGTCAGTGTGTCGGTGTCAATATCTATAGTTGTTTAAATCACCTAAATTTATTTATGGGGATGCCCAACAGTGTTGTGTGTTCTGACAACTGTGTTCTCCTTACCCCAGTGATAATCTGGATTGGAGAGAAATACTAAAGTGAAATTTATGAGCAAAAAACGAGTTCTTTCTGGAGTTCAACCAACTGGCAATTTACATTTGGGCAACTACTTAGGTGCTATTCGCAACTGGGTAGAAGGTCAAAGCCAGTATGATAATTACCTCTTTATAGCTGATTTGCACGCCATTACCGTGCCACAAGAGCCAGCGGATCTGGCAGCCAATAGTTACACCTTAGCTGCTCTATATCTGGCATGTGGGCTTGATTTAAACAACTCCACTATCTTTATACAATCTCACGTTTCTGCCCACAGTGAACTCACTTGGTTGCTCAACTGCATCACACCCCTCAATTGGCTGGAAGACATGATCCAGTTTAAGGAAAAGGCACTCAAGCAAGGAGAAAATGTGAATGTTGGCTTGTTGGACTACCCAGTACTCATGGCATCTGATATTTTGCTCTACAAACCAGATAAAGTCCCAGTCGGTGAAGACCAAAAGCAACATTTGGAGTTGACACGAGATATTGTCAATAGGTTTAATCACTTATTTGCCAAACCAGATCAGCCAGTGCTGAAGTTACCAGAACCGATGATTCGCAAGGAAGGCGCAAGGGTGATGAGTTTGACAGATGGAACTAAGAAAATGTCGAAGTCTGATCCATCAGAGATGAGCCGAATAAATTTACTAGATTCACCTGATGAGATTACAAGAAAGATTAAGCGCTGTAAAACCGATGCAATTCGTGGTTTGGAATTTGACAATCCAGAGCGTCCTGAAAGTAACAATTTATTAACATTGTATATGTTGCTTTCCGGCAAGACAAAGCAAGAGGTAGCGACTGAGTGTCAGGATATGGGATGGGGGCAATTTAAGCCTTTGTTTACGGACACAGTGATTGCAGCCCTTAAACCTATCCAAGACAAATATCAGGCCGTGATGGATGACAAAGGCTATCTAGAGTCAGTGTTGCGACATGGAAAGCACAAAGCAGAGGCGATCGCCAATCAAACTCTCGCCGAAGTAAAAGCCGCCATGGGCTACTCAGTACCACTGTAGCAATTTTAGATTTTAGATTTTAAATTTTAGATTGACGATCAATCAAAAATCTAAAATCCAAAATCTTCAATGCTATGTCGAATATCCATAACTCAATCCCCTTGACTGCCTTCCGGACAGCCGCACAAGCGGGTGAGTTTTTAGTGACTGCTGAAGTAGCTCCTCCCAAAGGGGGAGATCCAGCGCATATGATCAAAATGGCGGCGACCCTTAAGGGGAGGGTTCATGCCGTCAATATTACCGATGGTAGCCGCGCGGTGCTGCGTATGTGTTCAGTCGTGGCGTCGGCGATTTTGTTGCAAAATGGCATTGAGCCAATATGTCAGATTGCATGCCGCGATCGCAACCGTATTGGTTTGCAAGCCGACCTCATGGGCGCTCATGCCCTGGGTATCCATAACATCTTAGCTTTGACCGGCGACCCGGTCAAAGCAGGCGACCATCCCGACGCCAAAAGTGTATTTGACTTGGAAGCCGTGCGCCTGCTGCAATTGATTCACAAACTGAATCACGGTGTTGACTGCAACGAGCAACCCCTGAGTGATGGTGCGCTCGATTTATTTCCCGGTGCAGCGGTCGATCCGCAATGTGCTAGTTGGTCAGGTTTGCAAAGTCGGTTT
The sequence above is a segment of the Mastigocladopsis repens PCC 10914 genome. Coding sequences within it:
- a CDS encoding nSTAND1 domain-containing NTPase, translating into MSTEPKTQPKQPSSEIQQVLGGNKNQSIGKMNGGTAFGTVEGSISIIYNYYYREDTQVVPVESTEVADDNLPCPYRGLFHFSPNDAEFFFGREVCTGELFAATQTCNFIPVLGASGSGKSSIVLAGLVPKLQNEGHWLFTHFRPDSDPFHALALALVPLYTPHLDHTDKIIQARKLSKALGEGQIPLADVFAQIHQNHPTDRVLLIADQFEEIYTLCTDQKIRLSFLDNLLASFPSCPSQSQHKRVLVATMRADFLGNALLYPPFGDLLKTDIKLIRSMNCEELEQVIVKPAEKLGVTFQEGLVKRILDDVDSEPGNLPLLEFALTELWKRRKGKELTHAGYEDIGEVKGALARHADEKYGNLTDDEKEKVRRIFIQLVHPGEGTEDTRRLATKAELGEASWRLVKQLADARLVVTSCNAEDQETVEVVHEALIRNWSELRQWMDTDRSFRAWQDRLRGGIDLWKQTQRDEGALLRGVALADAEEKLKQRREDLCEEEQEFIQASVALRDREQKEQERIRWSEEINQINTLAQVSDGFLYLDRRKAVKSSVMAAEKMLALLSVGANVDANTRTQVELALLNTIHNVAAPNTLGGHANSVNGVSFSPDGKMLASASDDHTVKLWDTSTGQEIKTLTGHTNWIWGVSFSPDGKMLASASKDKTVKLWDTSTDTEIKTLSGHTKEVHRISFSPNGKMLASASADYTVKLWETCTGTEIKTLTGHTSEVWGVSFSPDGKMLASASHDKTVKLWDTSTSKEIKTLTGHTSQVWEVHFSPDSKMLASASADNTVKLWDTSTGTEIKTLTGHTQGVGWVSFSPDSKMLASASADNTVKLWDTSTGKEIQTLTGHTNWVWGVSFSPDGKMLASASDDHTVKLWNTSTGTEIKTLTGHTERVKWVSFNPNGKMLASASDDKTVKLWNTSTGKEIQTLTGHRDAVWGVSFSPDCKMLASASADNTVKLWDTSTGTEIKTLTGHRDAVRGVSFSPDGKMLASASADDTVKLWDTSTDKEIKTLAEHTKEVNRISFSPDGKMLASASADNTVKLWDTSTGKEIKTLTGHIEGVLGVSFSPDGKMLASASADNTVKLWRWDFEYLLKEGRNFMREYFKTNPPDNESDKHLCDGVGIPASVNIQAELNALCEILAKLETSDRRKIDNAFEDAQDELNKPQPDKNEVGKALDRAFDYAKKAEGFASMIAKLQPHITNITAWLGDNWQLDFGQSFLL
- a CDS encoding CHAT domain-containing protein is translated as MVKGQTTQPQKILILAAIPHGLRLDKEIREVEECIRRAVRRDMFDVDIRTAVRPQDIRRAIAEEKPQIVHFCGHGLEDGSLLLEDDEGQNKAVPPEGLASLFELHADYVNCILLNACHSVKSAEAISKYVNYAIGMNQQIQDQSAIQFAQGFYDGLGYATLKIQDVFQRAFQEGLVAIKLENLSQAEIPVIKTRINIDKPHKPMDISLLVKFLTPCLPFLLNVGNKAVEGASQKLGEDVWRKGTVIWGKLQPKVEGKAATLEAAKDVANDPEDEDLQTALRVQLKKILEREPTLAAEIAQILSEKSTTEAGGDNTQQYVSGTGNQAIGKMEGNAKAIGKVHGNVNM
- the trpS gene encoding tryptophan--tRNA ligase; this encodes MSKKRVLSGVQPTGNLHLGNYLGAIRNWVEGQSQYDNYLFIADLHAITVPQEPADLAANSYTLAALYLACGLDLNNSTIFIQSHVSAHSELTWLLNCITPLNWLEDMIQFKEKALKQGENVNVGLLDYPVLMASDILLYKPDKVPVGEDQKQHLELTRDIVNRFNHLFAKPDQPVLKLPEPMIRKEGARVMSLTDGTKKMSKSDPSEMSRINLLDSPDEITRKIKRCKTDAIRGLEFDNPERPESNNLLTLYMLLSGKTKQEVATECQDMGWGQFKPLFTDTVIAALKPIQDKYQAVMDDKGYLESVLRHGKHKAEAIANQTLAEVKAAMGYSVPL
- a CDS encoding methylenetetrahydrofolate reductase, which encodes MSNIHNSIPLTAFRTAAQAGEFLVTAEVAPPKGGDPAHMIKMAATLKGRVHAVNITDGSRAVLRMCSVVASAILLQNGIEPICQIACRDRNRIGLQADLMGAHALGIHNILALTGDPVKAGDHPDAKSVFDLEAVRLLQLIHKLNHGVDCNEQPLSDGALDLFPGAAVDPQCASWSGLQSRFERKLAAGAQFFQSQLITDFERLEKFMDKIAVGSHKPILAGIFLLKSAKNAQFINRCVPGVNIPQHIIDRLAQAKDPLEEGMKIAAQQVQIARQLCQGVHMMAVKREDLIPQILDMAGVTAVI